One Glycine max cultivar Williams 82 chromosome 4, Glycine_max_v4.0, whole genome shotgun sequence DNA segment encodes these proteins:
- the LOC106798498 gene encoding soluble starch synthase 1, chloroplastic/amyloplastic-like, whose amino-acid sequence MFAQKKVTLSLGRHKIVILDEADSNLGLPPEWYRALGWVFPTWARTHSLDTGEAVNFLKGVVVIADRIVTAKCKILLQKELGLPVRPDYPMVMLGLGNSIYEDWMSATKSAYKDKFRGWVGFNVPISHKITARLNQLYAMRYGTIPVVHETEGLRDTVHNLNPYTEESKAESTGYVVHEL is encoded by the exons ATGTTTGCTCAGAAGAAAGTCACACTGAGCCTGGGGAGGCACAAGATAGTAATACTGGATGAAGCTGATAG CAATTTGGGGCTACCTCCAGAATGGTATAGAGCACTGGGATGGGTGTTCCCTACGTGGGCAAGGACGCATTCTCTTGACACGGGAGAAGCTGTCAACTTTCTAAAAGGTGTTGTTGTTATAGCTGACCGGATTGTTACA GCCAAATGCAAGATTTTGTTGCAAAAGGAATTGGGTCTTCCAGTGAGGCCTGATTATCCAATG GTTATGCTAGGTTTAGGAAACTCTATTTATGAAGATTGGATGAGTGCAACAAAATCAGCTTATAAAGATAAATTTCGGGGTTGGGTGGGATTCAATGTTCCAATATCTCATAAAATAACTGCAAG ACTAAATCAATTGTATGCAATGAGATATGGAACTATACCTGTAGTTCATGAAACTGAGGGGCTAAGA GATACTGTTCATAATTTGAATCCCTATACTGAAGAAAGTAAAGCTGAAAGCACTGGGTATGTTGTCCATGAGCTTTGA